Proteins encoded in a region of the Streptococcus sanguinis genome:
- the rpmG gene encoding 50S ribosomal protein L33, whose translation MALKKASLACTVCGSRNYSVKLSSTPKPTRLEVNKFCKHCSKYTLHKETR comes from the coding sequence ATGGCATTAAAAAAAGCGAGTCTAGCGTGTACAGTCTGTGGTTCTAGGAACTACTCGGTTAAGCTCAGTAGCACTCCAAAACCAACGCGTTTAGAAGTTAATAAATTTTGTAAGCATTGCAGTAAATATACGCTGCATAAAGAAACTAGATAG
- the secE gene encoding preprotein translocase subunit SecE, which yields MKFFKDVFKLLKDTTWPTRKERWTDFISVMEYTAFFVVIIYIFDKVVASGLFQILNIFS from the coding sequence GTGAAATTCTTTAAAGATGTTTTTAAACTATTGAAAGATACAACTTGGCCTACCCGAAAAGAGAGATGGACAGATTTTATCTCTGTCATGGAATACACTGCATTCTTTGTGGTAATCATCTACATCTTTGACAAAGTAGTGGCAAGCGGTCTTTTCCAGATTCTGAATATTTTCTCTTAA
- the nusG gene encoding transcription termination/antitermination protein NusG, whose protein sequence is MDSFDKGWFVLQTYSGYENKVKENLLQRAQTYNMLENILRVEIPTQTVQVEKNGKTKEIEENRFPGYVLVEMVMTDEAWFVVRNTPNVTGFVGSHGNRSKPTPLLEEEIRNILISMGQTVQEFDLDVKVGDTVRIIDGAFTDYTGKITEIDNNKVKMIISMFGNDTVAEVNLSQIAEL, encoded by the coding sequence ATGGACAGTTTTGACAAAGGCTGGTTTGTACTGCAGACCTACTCAGGCTATGAAAACAAGGTAAAAGAAAATCTTTTGCAGCGCGCTCAGACTTATAACATGCTGGAAAATATCTTGCGCGTGGAAATCCCTACTCAGACCGTGCAAGTAGAGAAAAATGGCAAGACCAAGGAAATCGAAGAAAATCGCTTCCCTGGTTATGTCTTGGTAGAAATGGTAATGACAGATGAAGCCTGGTTTGTCGTTCGGAACACTCCGAATGTAACAGGATTTGTTGGTTCACACGGAAACCGCTCTAAACCAACGCCACTCTTGGAAGAAGAGATTCGTAACATTCTCATCTCCATGGGTCAAACAGTGCAGGAATTTGACTTGGATGTCAAGGTTGGGGATACCGTTCGTATCATTGATGGTGCCTTTACTGACTATACAGGTAAGATTACGGAAATTGATAATAACAAGGTCAAGATGATTATTTCCATGTTTGGCAATGACACCGTGGCCGAAGTTAATCTCAGCCAAATTGCAGAGCTTTAA
- the rpsB gene encoding 30S ribosomal protein S2, whose product MAVISMKQLLEAGVHFGHQTRRWNPKMAKYIFTERNGIHVIDLQQTVKYADQAYDFMRDAAANDAVILFVGTKKQAADAVKEEAERSGQYFINHRWLGGTLTNWSTIQKRVARLKEIKRMEEDGTFEVLPKKEVALLNKQRARLEKFLGGIEDMPRIPDVMYVVDPHKEQIAVKEAKKLGIPVVAMVDTNTDPDDIDVIIPANDDAIRAVKLITAKMADAVIEGRQGEDSVESVEAELAATETQSDSIEEIVEVVEGSNE is encoded by the coding sequence ATGGCAGTAATTTCAATGAAACAACTTCTTGAGGCTGGTGTTCACTTTGGTCACCAAACTCGTCGCTGGAACCCTAAGATGGCTAAGTACATCTTCACTGAGCGTAATGGCATCCACGTAATCGACTTGCAGCAAACTGTAAAATATGCTGACCAAGCTTACGATTTTATGCGTGATGCTGCTGCTAACGATGCAGTTATCCTCTTCGTTGGTACTAAGAAGCAAGCTGCTGACGCTGTCAAAGAAGAAGCAGAACGTTCAGGTCAATACTTCATCAACCACCGTTGGTTGGGTGGAACTCTTACAAACTGGTCTACTATCCAAAAACGTGTAGCTCGTTTGAAAGAAATCAAACGTATGGAAGAAGACGGAACTTTCGAAGTTCTTCCTAAGAAAGAAGTCGCTCTTCTCAACAAACAACGTGCTCGTCTTGAAAAATTCTTGGGCGGTATCGAAGATATGCCACGTATCCCAGATGTGATGTACGTAGTTGACCCTCATAAAGAGCAAATCGCTGTTAAGGAAGCTAAGAAATTAGGTATCCCAGTGGTTGCTATGGTTGATACTAACACTGATCCTGATGATATCGATGTGATCATCCCAGCTAACGACGATGCAATCCGTGCGGTTAAATTGATCACTGCGAAAATGGCTGATGCTGTTATCGAAGGCCGTCAAGGTGAAGATAGCGTTGAATCAGTAGAAGCAGAATTGGCTGCAACTGAAACTCAATCAGATTCTATCGAAGAAATCGTTGAAGTTGTTGAAGGTTCAAACGAATAA
- the tsf gene encoding translation elongation factor Ts, with protein MAEITAKLVKELREKSGAGVMDAKKALVETDGDIEKAIELLREKGMAKAAKKADRVAAEGLTGVYVNGNVAAVVEVNAETDFVAKNAQFVDLVNATAKVIAEGKPANNEEALALTMPSGETLEAAYVSATATIGEKISFRRFALIEKTDAQHFGAYQHNGGRIGVISVIDGGDDALAKQISMHIAAMKPTVLSYKELDEQFVKDELAQLNHVIDQDNESRAMVGKPALPHLKYGSKAQLTDAVVAQAEEDIKAELAAEGKPEKIWDKIIPGKMDRFMLDNTKVDQAYTLLAQVYIMDDSKTVEAYLESVNASVVEFARFEVGEGIEKAANDFENEVAATMAAALGQN; from the coding sequence ATGGCAGAAATTACAGCTAAGCTTGTCAAAGAATTGCGTGAAAAATCTGGTGCTGGTGTCATGGACGCTAAGAAAGCACTTGTTGAAACTGATGGTGACATCGAAAAAGCGATTGAATTGCTTCGCGAAAAAGGTATGGCAAAAGCAGCTAAGAAAGCTGATCGTGTTGCCGCTGAAGGTCTGACAGGTGTTTACGTAAACGGTAATGTTGCCGCTGTTGTTGAAGTAAATGCTGAAACTGACTTCGTTGCGAAAAATGCTCAATTTGTTGACTTGGTAAATGCTACTGCGAAAGTAATCGCTGAAGGCAAACCAGCTAACAACGAAGAAGCACTTGCTTTGACAATGCCTTCAGGTGAAACTCTTGAAGCTGCATACGTATCTGCAACTGCAACTATCGGAGAAAAAATCTCTTTCCGTCGCTTTGCTTTGATTGAAAAGACAGATGCTCAACACTTTGGTGCATACCAACACAACGGTGGCCGTATCGGAGTTATCTCAGTTATTGACGGTGGAGACGATGCTCTTGCTAAGCAAATCTCTATGCACATCGCTGCGATGAAACCAACTGTTCTTTCATACAAAGAATTGGATGAGCAATTTGTCAAAGATGAATTGGCCCAATTGAACCACGTCATCGATCAAGACAACGAAAGCCGTGCAATGGTTGGTAAGCCAGCCCTTCCACACTTGAAATACGGTTCTAAAGCTCAATTGACTGATGCAGTTGTTGCACAAGCTGAAGAAGACATCAAGGCTGAGTTGGCTGCTGAAGGCAAACCAGAAAAGATCTGGGACAAGATCATCCCAGGTAAAATGGATCGCTTCATGCTTGACAACACTAAAGTTGACCAAGCATACACACTTCTTGCACAAGTGTACATCATGGATGATAGCAAGACAGTTGAAGCTTACCTTGAATCAGTAAATGCTTCAGTAGTTGAGTTCGCTCGCTTTGAAGTTGGTGAAGGTATTGAGAAAGCTGCTAACGACTTTGAAAACGAAGTAGCTGCAACAATGGCTGCTGCTCTTGGTCAAAACTAA
- a CDS encoding CtsR family transcriptional regulator, whose product MGAKNTSDSIEAYIKSILAQAGMVELKRSELADVFQVVPSQINYVIKTRFTESRGYIVESKRGGGGYIRIGKIEFSDQHQMLCGLYDSVGERVSQQVFTDVIQLLFDEKIMTEREGNLILSTASDSILGDGAAVIRARILKRILQQLDRKGMES is encoded by the coding sequence ATGGGTGCAAAAAACACATCGGACAGTATTGAAGCATATATCAAGTCTATTCTGGCTCAGGCTGGGATGGTTGAACTGAAACGCAGTGAACTGGCTGATGTTTTTCAGGTGGTTCCCAGTCAGATTAACTATGTGATTAAGACGCGTTTTACGGAAAGTCGGGGCTATATCGTCGAGAGTAAGCGTGGTGGCGGCGGCTATATTCGGATTGGAAAGATTGAATTTTCCGACCAGCATCAGATGCTTTGCGGCCTGTACGACAGTGTGGGAGAGCGTGTCAGCCAGCAGGTTTTTACAGATGTTATTCAGCTTCTTTTTGATGAAAAGATTATGACTGAACGTGAGGGCAATCTAATCTTGTCAACAGCTTCTGACTCGATTTTGGGTGATGGAGCTGCGGTTATTCGTGCCCGGATATTAAAAAGGATTTTGCAACAACTAGACAGAAAAGGAATGGAATCATAA
- a CDS encoding ATP-dependent Clp protease ATP-binding subunit, with protein sequence MKYSKALIESLEAAQLLAGHFTTDYLESWHLLIALANNPYSVAGSVLNEFPVEVDGFEEAAFQITGQAYQKDGHFELLPFSYRLEELFEEAGQIAEAVRAKHVGTEHVLLAMLFDRGTLASRILEFTGFNYEDKEQGPKISDLRKVLEQRAGWGKEDIKAIRSLNKGVMAAKQTMANMMGMPASTSGGLEDYTRDLTELARDGRLEPVIGRDQEISRIVQILSRKTKNNPVLVGDAGVGKTALALGLAQRVAAGQVPAELAKMRVLELDLMNVVAGTRFRGDFEERMNNIINDIEEDGHVILFIDELHTIMGSGSGIDSTLDAANILKPALARGTLRTVGATTQEEYQKHIEKDAALSRRFAKVSIEEPNVADSIAILQGLRKSYEDHHKVQISDQAIETAVKYAHRYLTSKHLPDSAIDLLDEASATVQNRGPQNYEQSDLTPVDQALMVADFKKVSKLLKQEQQPKLYKLKVEEGDVLATLSALSGIPVQKLTQTDAKKYLNLETELHKRVIGQDEAISAISRAIRRNQSGIRSSKRPIGSFMFLGPTGVGKTELAKALAESLFDDESALIRFDMSEYMEKFAASRLNGAPPGYVGYEEGGELTEKVRNRPYSVLLFDEVEKAHPDIFNVLLQVLDDGQLTDSKGRKVDFSNTIIIMTSNLGATSLRDDKTVGFGARDIRLDHANMEKRMLEELKKAYRPEFINRIDEKVVFHSLSAEDMQEVVKVMVKPLIASLAEKGIELKFQSSALKLLAQEGYDVEMGARPLRRTLQTQVEDKLSELLLTGDLAAGQTLKVGVKAGQLKFEVA encoded by the coding sequence ATGAAATACTCAAAAGCCTTAATAGAAAGCTTGGAAGCAGCCCAGCTCTTGGCCGGCCATTTTACGACAGATTATCTGGAATCATGGCATCTGTTGATTGCTCTGGCTAATAATCCCTACAGCGTTGCTGGCTCAGTCCTCAATGAGTTTCCTGTGGAAGTTGATGGATTTGAAGAAGCAGCTTTTCAGATTACTGGTCAGGCTTATCAGAAAGACGGTCACTTCGAGCTGCTGCCTTTTTCTTATCGCTTAGAGGAGCTGTTTGAGGAAGCGGGCCAAATTGCAGAAGCTGTTCGCGCTAAGCATGTAGGTACTGAACATGTGCTGCTGGCCATGCTATTTGACCGGGGGACCTTGGCTTCTCGTATCCTGGAATTTACCGGCTTTAACTACGAGGACAAGGAGCAGGGGCCGAAAATCAGTGATTTGCGTAAGGTCTTGGAGCAGCGAGCTGGCTGGGGCAAGGAAGATATCAAGGCTATCCGCAGTCTGAATAAGGGAGTAATGGCTGCTAAGCAGACCATGGCTAATATGATGGGAATGCCGGCTTCTACCAGCGGGGGGCTGGAAGATTACACTCGTGATCTGACGGAGCTGGCTAGAGATGGCCGATTGGAACCCGTCATTGGCCGTGATCAGGAAATTTCACGGATAGTTCAGATTCTCAGTCGCAAGACCAAAAATAATCCAGTGCTGGTTGGAGATGCTGGGGTTGGTAAGACAGCTCTGGCTTTAGGTCTGGCCCAGCGTGTGGCAGCTGGTCAGGTTCCAGCTGAACTGGCCAAGATGCGGGTCTTGGAGCTGGACTTGATGAATGTAGTCGCTGGCACTCGCTTTCGCGGAGATTTCGAGGAGCGGATGAACAACATCATCAATGACATTGAAGAAGATGGTCATGTCATTCTCTTCATCGATGAGCTGCATACTATCATGGGCTCTGGCAGCGGTATTGACTCGACCTTGGATGCGGCCAATATCCTGAAACCGGCTCTGGCTCGCGGAACATTGCGGACAGTTGGTGCTACGACCCAGGAAGAGTACCAGAAACATATTGAAAAAGATGCTGCTCTCTCTCGGCGTTTTGCCAAGGTCAGCATAGAAGAGCCGAATGTGGCTGACAGCATTGCTATTTTACAAGGTTTGAGAAAGAGTTATGAGGACCATCACAAGGTGCAGATCAGTGATCAGGCTATCGAGACAGCGGTCAAATATGCCCATCGCTATCTGACCAGTAAGCACCTGCCAGACTCTGCCATTGATCTTTTGGATGAGGCCAGTGCGACAGTACAGAATAGAGGACCGCAGAATTACGAGCAGTCGGATTTGACGCCAGTTGATCAGGCCTTGATGGTAGCGGATTTCAAAAAAGTCTCGAAGTTGCTTAAGCAAGAGCAGCAACCCAAGCTTTATAAGCTGAAAGTGGAAGAAGGCGATGTCTTGGCTACTCTTAGTGCTTTATCTGGTATTCCAGTGCAGAAGCTGACTCAGACAGATGCCAAGAAATACCTCAATTTGGAAACAGAACTGCATAAACGTGTTATTGGGCAGGACGAGGCGATTTCAGCTATCAGCCGAGCTATCCGACGAAACCAGTCTGGTATCCGCAGCAGTAAGCGGCCGATTGGCTCCTTTATGTTCCTAGGTCCGACAGGGGTCGGGAAGACAGAGCTAGCCAAGGCCTTGGCCGAAAGTCTCTTTGATGATGAGTCTGCACTCATCCGCTTTGATATGAGTGAGTACATGGAGAAATTCGCGGCTAGCCGCCTCAACGGAGCGCCTCCAGGCTATGTAGGCTATGAAGAGGGAGGGGAGCTGACGGAGAAGGTGCGCAACAGACCTTATTCTGTCCTGCTCTTTGACGAGGTAGAAAAGGCGCATCCAGATATTTTCAATGTTCTCCTGCAGGTCTTGGATGATGGTCAGCTGACTGACAGCAAGGGCCGCAAGGTGGACTTCTCCAACACGATTATTATCATGACCAGCAATCTGGGGGCAACCAGTTTGCGGGATGATAAGACGGTGGGCTTTGGGGCGCGTGACATTCGCTTGGACCATGCCAATATGGAAAAACGGATGCTGGAAGAACTCAAGAAAGCATATAGACCAGAGTTTATCAACCGTATTGACGAGAAGGTAGTCTTCCACAGCTTATCTGCAGAAGATATGCAGGAAGTGGTCAAGGTTATGGTCAAACCGCTCATTGCCAGTCTTGCTGAGAAGGGAATTGAGCTGAAGTTTCAGTCTAGTGCACTTAAGCTGCTGGCTCAGGAAGGATACGATGTGGAAATGGGAGCACGGCCATTGCGCCGAACTCTGCAGACGCAGGTGGAGGACAAGCTGTCAGAGCTGCTCCTGACAGGAGATTTGGCTGCTGGCCAAACACTTAAGGTTGGTGTCAAGGCTGGCCAGCTCAAGTTCGAAGTGGCTTAG
- a CDS encoding DUF4272 domain-containing protein: MSFFKDLFAGKKARVKTPEERKAASIQRLKKEGIPYLEHLPVIESAEQVRPRSLEEIARRAITSLLIIQAALDIENNNYNEESRQWLQDKLQQYGVQEELTPKERAVLEDRADPAAIVNMVWKYEAYWSLIWSLGLVDTLPFPDKICDCDAAIDAVASAVDFQEFLGKCQPRSLEELLDEDDLIYRYHWACVDARIHDQPAPAGLDESVVLERRSGLDWLLGLNTAQDWDAVELHT; the protein is encoded by the coding sequence ATGTCGTTTTTTAAAGATTTGTTTGCTGGCAAGAAAGCCAGAGTGAAAACACCAGAAGAGCGCAAGGCGGCTAGTATCCAGCGCTTGAAAAAGGAGGGAATTCCTTACCTTGAGCACTTGCCGGTTATCGAAAGTGCTGAGCAGGTACGGCCGCGCTCGCTAGAAGAAATTGCGCGTCGGGCTATTACCAGCCTCTTGATTATTCAGGCGGCCTTGGATATCGAAAATAATAATTATAATGAGGAGAGCCGCCAGTGGCTGCAGGATAAACTGCAGCAATACGGGGTGCAGGAAGAGCTGACGCCCAAAGAAAGGGCGGTCTTGGAAGATCGTGCCGACCCGGCAGCTATCGTCAATATGGTCTGGAAATACGAGGCCTATTGGTCCTTGATTTGGTCCTTGGGTCTAGTAGATACTTTACCTTTTCCAGATAAGATTTGTGATTGTGATGCTGCCATTGACGCAGTCGCTAGTGCAGTTGACTTTCAGGAATTTCTAGGTAAATGCCAACCGCGCAGCTTAGAAGAGTTACTGGATGAAGATGATTTGATTTATCGTTATCACTGGGCCTGTGTTGATGCTCGGATTCATGACCAGCCAGCACCGGCAGGCCTTGATGAAAGTGTTGTTCTGGAGAGGCGGTCTGGCCTTGACTGGCTGTTGGGGCTGAATACGGCCCAAGACTGGGATGCTGTTGAACTGCATACCTAG
- a CDS encoding ECF transporter S component: protein MSARKMAKIAILSALCVAFRYAFSFLPNVQPISAIFFLIVIFEDLQTSLLVMAVTMFTSAFLLGMSPIVLFQLLSFGLILCLWRLLYPRLNLVGQGIAAALLSFGYGIAIDTLTALLYNYHWWSYAIINALTFNIAHGLSTLFFYPLLYPILRRLYNEKNL from the coding sequence TTGTCCGCTCGTAAAATGGCTAAAATTGCCATCCTATCGGCTCTATGTGTGGCCTTTCGCTATGCATTTTCCTTTTTGCCCAATGTGCAGCCTATCTCAGCTATCTTTTTCCTGATAGTTATCTTTGAGGATTTGCAGACTTCACTCCTAGTGATGGCTGTGACGATGTTTACGTCAGCCTTTCTTTTGGGAATGAGTCCGATCGTCCTCTTTCAGTTGCTGTCCTTTGGACTGATTCTTTGCCTTTGGCGGCTGCTCTATCCTCGGTTAAATCTAGTGGGACAGGGAATAGCAGCAGCTCTCCTATCCTTTGGCTATGGCATTGCCATCGATACACTGACAGCCTTGCTGTACAACTATCACTGGTGGTCTTATGCGATTATCAACGCTTTGACTTTCAATATAGCGCACGGACTGTCAACCTTGTTTTTTTACCCACTCTTGTACCCTATTTTAAGGAGGCTCTATAATGAAAAAAATCTTTAG
- a CDS encoding DUF4430 domain-containing protein codes for MKKIFSLLTLALALLLVGCGSSQTNTDKSSSSADSSVKKELKISISIAPEGQEKSEKTVTVEEGKTAMDALKKAYKVEEKDGFITSIDGHAQDEAKGLYWMFKVNGEMAPKAANQITVKDGDKLEFYQEVYQQ; via the coding sequence ATGAAAAAAATCTTTAGTTTGCTCACACTTGCTTTGGCCCTTCTCCTTGTTGGTTGCGGCAGCAGCCAGACAAATACTGACAAGAGCTCTAGCTCAGCTGATTCTTCTGTCAAAAAGGAACTGAAAATCAGCATCAGTATTGCACCAGAAGGTCAGGAGAAGAGCGAGAAAACGGTGACTGTTGAAGAAGGAAAGACAGCGATGGATGCTTTGAAGAAGGCCTATAAGGTCGAAGAAAAAGATGGTTTTATCACTTCTATTGACGGTCATGCTCAGGATGAAGCAAAGGGCCTCTACTGGATGTTTAAGGTCAATGGAGAAATGGCTCCTAAGGCAGCCAATCAAATCACTGTCAAGGATGGAGACAAGCTGGAATTCTACCAAGAAGTCTATCAGCAATAA
- a CDS encoding AAA family ATPase — MKEKIAIIFGTFAPLHQGHIDLIQKAKRSYDKVRVVVSGYQKDRGQEVGLSLQKRFRYTRETFADDELTQVYKLDETSFPRYPLGWDKWLPALLELVGYDSEREELVFFVGEADYQKELEKRDFKTSLQKRQFGISATMIRENPSRYWKYIAQPFRRHFTKKVLIMGSASNGKTTLAKDLARYYDAPVSLEYAREYQIQNNVRDDELTPKDYYYLLLGQYAQTSRLIDSSANRGLVVADTNSLVTKAYYDYYLKESPVQDEETDTFDNLFASILSKEKWDLILFAEPVGAYVNDGFRDMSMADEAIRSDFSGYLKELKERCLAHIQTVYLAGSYLDNYQAAKEAIDMIYKAD, encoded by the coding sequence ATGAAAGAAAAAATTGCAATCATATTTGGAACATTTGCTCCCTTGCATCAGGGACATATCGATTTGATTCAGAAAGCTAAGCGTTCTTATGATAAGGTGCGTGTGGTGGTTTCTGGTTATCAGAAAGACCGTGGGCAGGAAGTGGGTCTGTCTCTGCAGAAGCGTTTTCGATATACGCGGGAGACTTTCGCAGATGATGAACTGACCCAGGTTTACAAACTGGACGAAACTTCTTTTCCTCGCTATCCTCTGGGTTGGGACAAGTGGCTGCCGGCTTTATTGGAGTTGGTGGGCTATGATTCAGAACGCGAGGAACTGGTTTTCTTTGTTGGTGAGGCTGACTATCAGAAGGAGTTAGAAAAGCGTGACTTCAAAACTTCCTTGCAGAAGCGCCAGTTTGGTATCTCAGCTACGATGATTCGGGAAAATCCTAGTCGTTATTGGAAATATATCGCCCAACCTTTCCGCCGTCACTTTACTAAGAAAGTGCTGATTATGGGCAGCGCCAGCAATGGTAAAACAACCTTGGCCAAAGATTTAGCTCGCTACTATGATGCTCCGGTTAGTCTAGAATATGCTCGGGAATACCAGATTCAAAACAATGTGCGAGACGATGAGCTGACTCCTAAAGACTACTATTACCTGCTCTTAGGACAATATGCTCAGACTTCTCGCTTGATTGACAGCAGTGCCAACCGTGGTCTAGTCGTAGCTGATACAAATTCGCTGGTAACTAAGGCTTACTATGATTATTATCTGAAAGAAAGTCCGGTTCAAGACGAGGAAACAGATACCTTTGACAATCTCTTTGCTAGCATCTTGTCTAAGGAAAAATGGGATTTGATTCTCTTTGCTGAGCCGGTTGGGGCCTATGTCAACGATGGTTTTCGCGATATGAGTATGGCAGACGAGGCTATACGAAGCGATTTTTCTGGCTATCTAAAGGAATTGAAAGAACGGTGTTTGGCTCATATTCAGACTGTCTATCTGGCTGGCAGTTATTTGGACAATTATCAGGCGGCCAAAGAAGCGATCGACATGATTTATAAAGCGGATTAA
- the pnuC gene encoding nicotinamide riboside transporter PnuC, whose product MVVKNQKLSPAALYAGLKQKSQTFVQNFRNVCAAAKKEGFVGIANLLWQDLFAGRSLTQWLYLIALSSLPFILEFTSGQAKHDWLGLFASWTGIVCVILVAEGRASNYLFGAVNSAIYLILSFNASFYGEVLTTVYFFIMQPIGLYTWLSNRVNEQDKEEPSHFEAKKLDWRGWLKYLALTALIWIGMGFAYKSIHSHRPFRDSVTDATNGIGQLLMTGLYREQWLFWIATNLFSIYLWWGSNLHIQAMYWVYTLNSIVGWYQWTKAVKKA is encoded by the coding sequence ATGGTAGTAAAAAATCAAAAACTCTCTCCTGCAGCTCTTTACGCAGGACTAAAACAAAAATCTCAAACCTTTGTTCAGAATTTCCGCAATGTCTGTGCGGCCGCTAAAAAAGAAGGCTTTGTCGGTATTGCAAACTTACTTTGGCAGGATTTATTTGCCGGGCGCAGCTTGACTCAATGGCTCTACTTGATTGCTCTTTCCAGTCTGCCTTTCATTCTGGAGTTCACCAGTGGCCAGGCGAAGCATGATTGGCTGGGACTCTTTGCATCCTGGACAGGAATCGTCTGCGTTATTCTAGTAGCCGAGGGGCGGGCCAGCAATTATCTCTTCGGAGCTGTTAATTCGGCAATTTACCTTATATTGTCCTTCAATGCTAGCTTTTATGGCGAAGTACTGACTACGGTCTACTTCTTTATCATGCAGCCGATCGGTCTTTATACTTGGCTGTCCAACCGGGTCAATGAGCAAGATAAGGAAGAGCCTTCTCATTTTGAGGCTAAGAAGCTAGACTGGCGTGGTTGGCTTAAATATCTGGCCTTGACGGCTTTGATTTGGATTGGTATGGGCTTTGCTTATAAGAGTATTCACAGTCACCGGCCTTTCCGCGATAGTGTGACAGATGCGACCAATGGTATCGGTCAGCTTCTTATGACTGGTCTCTACCGCGAGCAATGGCTTTTCTGGATTGCAACCAATCTCTTCAGTATCTATCTCTGGTGGGGTAGCAATCTCCATATCCAGGCCATGTACTGGGTATATACTCTCAATAGTATCGTCGGATGGTATCAGTGGACTAAGGCCGTGAAGAAAGCTTAG
- a CDS encoding NUDIX domain-containing protein — protein MTKQDIPAGMSEKEYYETMADESAFLTWYKTQDLPKYETPSVTADMVAYCFVDGQVKLLVIKRKAHPYQNKYALVGGFVDKHEDAYQACIREVKEEVGLEIPLEKVEQLMTVSTPGRDPRGWVITIAHLVYLPAIAVDQAQAGDDANEVTFLDVDFKTRSFRDGERLLTAEDFAFDHYQILLESIKRIQGRLDWNPTFLHLLESPFTVYEGTELVNLITPRRPIVSNNFLVKFGEYLEEAGVKRVPKKKPRKVYRLKVEK, from the coding sequence ATGACCAAACAGGATATCCCAGCGGGAATGTCGGAAAAAGAGTACTACGAAACCATGGCGGATGAGTCCGCCTTTTTGACATGGTACAAGACACAGGATTTACCCAAGTATGAGACGCCCAGCGTAACAGCAGATATGGTGGCTTACTGTTTTGTGGATGGTCAGGTGAAACTCTTGGTCATCAAGCGTAAGGCTCATCCTTATCAGAATAAATATGCCTTAGTCGGAGGTTTTGTGGACAAGCATGAGGATGCTTATCAGGCCTGCATTCGGGAAGTCAAGGAAGAGGTGGGGCTGGAGATACCGCTGGAAAAGGTGGAACAGCTGATGACGGTATCTACTCCAGGGCGTGATCCACGCGGATGGGTCATCACCATTGCCCATCTGGTCTATCTGCCGGCCATAGCAGTAGATCAAGCACAAGCTGGGGATGATGCTAACGAAGTCACCTTTCTTGATGTAGACTTTAAGACAAGGAGTTTTAGAGACGGTGAGCGGCTCCTGACAGCAGAGGACTTTGCCTTTGACCACTACCAAATCCTGCTGGAATCTATCAAGCGGATTCAGGGAAGACTGGACTGGAATCCAACTTTTCTCCATCTGCTGGAATCACCGTTTACTGTTTATGAAGGGACTGAGTTGGTCAATCTCATCACTCCTAGACGACCTATTGTCAGCAATAATTTTCTAGTAAAATTTGGAGAATACCTAGAGGAGGCTGGCGTTAAGCGCGTGCCAAAGAAGAAGCCGAGAAAAGTTTATCGGCTTAAGGTAGAAAAATAA